A DNA window from Citrobacter tructae contains the following coding sequences:
- the spoT gene encoding bifunctional GTP diphosphokinase/guanosine-3',5'-bis pyrophosphate 3'-pyrophosphohydrolase has product MYLFESLNQLIQNYLPEDQIKRLRQAYLVARDAHEGQTRSSGEPYITHPVAVACILAEMKLDYETLMAALLHDVIEDTPATYQDMEQLFGKSVAELVEGVSKLDKLKFRDKKEAQAENFRKMIMAMVQDIRVILIKLADRTHNMRTLGSLRPDKRRRIARETLEIYSPLAHRLGIHHIKTELEELGFEALYPNRYRVIKEVVKAARGNRKEMIQKILSEIEGRLQEAGIPCRVSGREKHLYSIYCKMVLKEQRFHSIMDIYAFRVIVHDADTCYRVLGQMHSLYKPRPGRVKDYIAIPKANGYQSLHTSMIGPHGVPVEVQIRTEDMDQMAEMGVAAHWAYKEHGETSTTAQIRAQRWMQSLLELQQSAGSSFEFIESVKSDLFPDEIYVFTPEGRIVELPAGATPVDFAYAVHTDIGHACVGARVDRQPYPLSQSLSSGQTVEIITAPGARPNAAWLNFVVSSKARAKIRQLLKNLKRDDSVSLGRRLLNHALGGSRKLAEIPQESIQRELERMKLATLDDLLAEIGLGNAMSVVVAKNLQQGDVSANVPAQSGHGHLPIKGADGVLITFAKCCRPLPGDPIIAHVSPGKGLVIHHESCRNIRGYQKEPEKFMAVEWDKETEQEFITEIKVEMFNHQGALANLTAAINTTTSNIQSLNTEEKDGRVYSAFIRLTARDRVHLANIMRKIRVMPDVIKVTRNRN; this is encoded by the coding sequence TTGTATCTGTTTGAAAGCCTGAATCAACTGATTCAAAACTACCTGCCTGAAGACCAAATTAAGCGTCTTCGGCAGGCGTATCTCGTTGCACGTGACGCTCACGAGGGCCAGACACGTTCAAGCGGTGAACCCTATATCACGCACCCGGTAGCAGTAGCCTGCATTCTGGCCGAGATGAAACTCGACTATGAAACGCTGATGGCCGCGCTGCTGCATGACGTGATTGAAGATACCCCTGCCACCTACCAGGATATGGAACAGCTTTTTGGTAAAAGCGTTGCAGAACTGGTTGAAGGGGTCTCTAAGCTTGATAAGCTTAAGTTTCGCGATAAGAAAGAGGCTCAGGCCGAAAACTTTCGCAAGATGATTATGGCGATGGTGCAGGATATCCGCGTCATTCTCATCAAACTTGCCGACCGCACCCACAATATGCGCACGCTGGGCTCATTACGCCCGGATAAGCGTCGCCGCATCGCCCGTGAAACCCTCGAAATCTACAGTCCGCTGGCGCACCGTTTAGGTATTCATCACATTAAAACCGAGCTGGAAGAGCTGGGTTTTGAAGCGTTGTACCCAAACCGCTATCGCGTGATTAAAGAAGTGGTGAAAGCCGCGCGAGGCAACCGCAAAGAGATGATTCAAAAAATCCTCTCGGAAATCGAAGGGCGTTTGCAGGAAGCAGGCATTCCGTGTCGCGTAAGCGGTCGTGAGAAACACCTGTACTCCATCTACTGCAAAATGGTGCTCAAAGAGCAGCGTTTTCACTCGATCATGGATATCTACGCGTTTCGCGTTATCGTTCATGACGCCGATACCTGCTATCGCGTACTCGGCCAGATGCACAGCCTGTATAAACCCCGTCCAGGTCGTGTGAAAGATTATATCGCCATTCCGAAAGCGAACGGATATCAGTCTTTGCACACCTCGATGATCGGCCCGCATGGGGTTCCGGTTGAAGTACAAATTCGTACTGAAGACATGGACCAAATGGCGGAGATGGGGGTAGCGGCACACTGGGCTTATAAAGAGCACGGTGAAACCAGCACCACGGCACAAATCCGCGCCCAGCGCTGGATGCAAAGCCTGCTGGAACTGCAGCAGAGCGCCGGTAGCTCATTTGAATTCATTGAAAGCGTCAAATCTGATCTCTTCCCGGATGAGATTTATGTTTTCACACCGGAAGGGCGCATTGTTGAGTTGCCTGCCGGTGCTACACCTGTCGACTTCGCTTACGCTGTGCATACCGACATCGGTCATGCCTGCGTCGGTGCGCGCGTCGACAGACAGCCTTACCCGCTTTCGCAGTCACTTTCCAGCGGTCAGACCGTTGAGATCATTACCGCACCGGGCGCGCGTCCGAATGCAGCATGGCTCAACTTTGTCGTCAGTTCGAAAGCGCGCGCCAAAATTCGCCAGTTGTTGAAAAACCTCAAGCGCGATGATTCCGTCAGCCTGGGGCGTCGCCTGCTTAACCATGCCTTAGGCGGTAGCCGTAAACTGGCTGAGATACCGCAGGAGAGCATCCAGCGTGAGCTTGAGCGCATGAAGCTTGCCACACTTGACGATCTGCTCGCAGAAATCGGCCTGGGTAACGCCATGAGCGTGGTGGTAGCGAAAAACCTCCAGCAGGGTGACGTGTCGGCGAATGTTCCTGCACAATCCGGCCACGGTCATCTGCCGATCAAAGGCGCTGACGGTGTGCTTATCACCTTCGCGAAATGCTGTCGTCCGCTTCCTGGCGATCCGATTATTGCCCACGTCAGTCCGGGTAAAGGTCTGGTTATCCACCATGAATCCTGCCGTAACATCCGTGGTTACCAGAAAGAGCCAGAGAAGTTTATGGCTGTGGAATGGGACAAAGAAACGGAGCAGGAATTCATCACCGAAATCAAGGTGGAGATGTTTAATCACCAGGGTGCGCTGGCTAACCTGACGGCGGCAATCAACACGACCACCTCCAATATTCAGAGCCTGAATACTGAAGAAAAAGACGGTCGCGTCTACAGCGCCTTTATTCGCCTGACCGCCCGCGATCGTGTGCATTTGGCGAATATCATGCGCAAAATCCGCGTCATGCCGGACGTGATTAAAGTCACCCGTAACAGAAACTAA
- the rpoZ gene encoding DNA-directed RNA polymerase subunit omega has protein sequence MARVTVQDAVEKIGNRFDLVLVAARRARQMQTGGKDPLVPEENDKTTVIALREIEEGLINNQILDVRERQEQQEQEAAELQAVTAIAEGRR, from the coding sequence ATGGCACGCGTAACTGTTCAGGACGCTGTAGAGAAAATTGGTAACCGTTTTGACCTGGTACTGGTCGCCGCGCGTCGCGCTCGTCAGATGCAGACTGGCGGAAAGGATCCGCTTGTACCGGAAGAAAACGATAAAACTACCGTAATCGCGCTGCGCGAAATCGAAGAAGGTCTGATCAACAACCAGATCCTCGACGTGCGTGAGCGCCAGGAACAGCAAGAGCAGGAAGCCGCTGAATTACAAGCCGTTACCGCAATTGCTGAAGGTCGTCGTTAA